Within Prosthecodimorpha staleyi, the genomic segment TGCCGTCGCGATCGCCTCCGCGAGCGCGGCATGGCGCGCCGCATCCTCCGGCTGCCCGCATGCGGCCGCCAGCGCCGCGAAGTCGGCCAGACCGCGCGCGGCGGTCACGCTGGTGTAGAGGAAGTGTCGCGCATTCTCCTGGTGCACCTCCCAGATCGAGCAATCCGGACGCATCACCGGCGCCTCCGTCTCGATCCGGGCCGCAATGGCCTCCGCCACGTCCTCGCGCAGGATGTCGTAGATGCGGCGCCCGTCCAACGGCGTGGCCAGCCAGGCGGCGTCGCCGTCGGTTTCGACCAGGATGCGGGTGGCCCACAGCACCAGACCCCAGCCGTCGGTTTCGATGTTGGGGGTGGCATGGCCGGCATAGTCGGCCTCTTCCTGACCGTCGCCGAAATAGCGCACGACCGATACCCGGTAGGGGATGCCGCCGACCCAGTCGCGGTAGCGTCCGGCGCGCCGGTTGCCGAGCAGGAACAGCAGCGCGCGCCGTGCCTCGTCACGATGGCCCATGGTGGCCAGCGCGGCAATGGCGTAGCAGCCGTCGCGGACCCAGCCGATCGACCATTCGCCCGGCGCCAGGGAGGCCAGCATCATGCCGTCTGCGGGTGTCTCCCGAACCTGCCCCATGCGGAGCACAGCCTCGCTCTGCCGCCAGACCGAGATCGCATCCGGCTGCGTCAGCCAGGTCGGAACAGGCCGCCGCCACGCCCGCCAGGCGCCCAGTTCCGCCTCCGCCAGCGCCTCCGCATCGCGATCCGCGACCCAGGCGTCGATCGCCGCGATCGCCGCCTCGCGATCGGATGCCGCATCGAGATAGGCGACCACGAAACCCAGCGCCGGCCCCTCGGCGGCCATCACGACCGGCGCCGTCGCCCGGCCGCCGGCTGGACCGTCCCGGCGCACCGTCGTCCGGCCGACGGCCCGATAGAGCAGCGTACCCTCGCCCGGTCCCTGTTCGATCAAAAGGTCCGGCCGCAGTTCGGTGCGGATCGGATCGCCCGGACCGGGGACGATCGCGAACGGGCTCTTCCAGAACGGCTCGGCGACGGGGCGGAGCCCGAGACGGAAGGAAAGATCGGCCCCGGTCGACGCCGCGCCAGGGGCCTGCAGGCCGATCAGGACGGCATTGAGGGCAAGACCGAACGGCGACACCACGGTCAGCGTCGCCGCGTCGGTGAACCGAACCCGGACGATATGGGTCTCTTCGACATACCCGGCCTCCCGGACCGGCTTGGTTGCCGCGCCGTCGACGCGAAAGGCGAGATCGGCAAGGAGGTTGCGCCGTTCGATTCCGAAGCCTGTCGGGTCCGGCCCGGGCCTGAGATAGCGGTAGGGATGATCGAGGACGGCGGTGACGCGGCCGGTCGGGGCGTCGACCAGCGTGAAGTTCCTGCCGTTGCCGGTGGTCAGGGTGAAGTAGCTGCGACCCTCCAAGTCCGCGCCTCCTCGCGCCTGCTGGAACCCGCCGCGGCCTGGCCGGCAGGAGCGGCGCGGCCGCGGGAAGTGACCTTCATGCGTCGCTCGCGCGGCCGGGACCGGACGCGGCGCCGCCCAAGACCATCGCCGACATCGCCGCCGTTGGGAATGTCCCCGACCGCTTCATCGGCCGGATGATCCGGCCGGCCCGTCGGTCGCCGGGCGTTCCGGCGGCATTGGCCATCGCCCGCCGCCCATCGCCCACGGCCCATCGCCCTGCCGTCATCCGCGCCAGGCACGGATTTTCGGACTACATCGATATCCGCTTGCCCTTGCCGTAGGCATCGAAGGTCTCGACCAGATGATCGAACAGTGCCGCCACGCGCGGCACGGGGCGAAGCGTCTCGTGCGCTACGATCCATGTCGGGAGCTGCGGCAGTTCGATGTCCGGCAGAACCTGTTCCAGCTCGGGGTAACGGGCCGCCGCCGGAATTTGCGCGACGGCAATGCCGACACCGGCGCGGGCCAGCGCCAGTTGGGCCGGGTGGCTGTCCGTGCGGGCGATCCATCGGATGCGGGCGGGGTCGCCGAACATGGCCGCAATGGCGAGTTCGCCGCGGCGGCGATCCGGCCCGATGAACAGATGCTCGCCGGTGTCGGCCTTCGAGGCGGGGCGGCCATGGGCCGCCAGATAGTCCCTGTGGGCGAACAGGCCGAGCGGAATCGACGGCACCTTCCTCGCCACCAGCGCCGATTGCTCCGGCGGGTGCATCCGTACCGCGACGTCGACCTGCTGGTCGAGCAGATCGGCACTGGCATTGTCCAGTTCGAGCTCGACGGTGAGCCGCGGATGCTTGTCGCGCAGGCTGCGGAGCATGGGCGGCAGAACCTCGATCCCCACGAATTCGGAGACGCTCAGCCGAACCCGGCCCGCCGCCTCCGTCGAATCCGCCGAAGCGGCGCGCAGCATCGCTTCCGAGGCGTGCGCCATGGCGCGGGCGGGCGCGATCATCGCTTCCGCGGTCGGCGTCGGCACCAGCCCATGCACCGACCGGGTGAACAGCGCCGTGCCCAGCGCGGCCTCCAGCCCCTCGATGCGCGCCCGCATGGTCGGCTGGGACAATCCCAGACGACGCGCGGCGGCCGATAGGCTGCCGGTTTCCATCACCGCCAGAAAGGCGCGCTGAGAGTCCCAATCCACGTTTTTGTTCATAAAAATCTTTTAGTCTGATGACGGAGAATTGGCAATTTTCTTGTGAACAGATTCGACGGAAGGTCTCCCTGTCGAAAGGAGATCCCAGATGGTTCAGACGGTTTCCACACATGCAGCCAGCCGGGCGACCGGTCGGTCCGCCCTCGTTCTCGGTGCGACCGGTGGTGTCGGCGGCGCCATTGCCACCGGGCTCATCCGCGACGGATGGCAGGTCCGCGCCCTTTCCCGCAACGCCGAAGCGGCCACCTCCGGCTGGCGGCAGGATTGCCCCGCGCCGCATTTCGTCGCCGGCGATGCCATGGATGCCGCGTCCGTCATTCGCGCGGCGACGCTTCAGGATGGCGTCGGCGTCATCGTCCACGCGGTCAATCCGCCGGGTTATCGCAACTGGTCGTCGCTGGTCTTGCCGATGATCGACAACACGCTGGCCGCCGCCCGAGCGGCAGGCGGAGCCCGCATCGTGCTGCCCGGCACGGTCTACAACTACGATCCGGCGCGGACCACCGTGATCGACGAGCACAGCGCCCAGAATGCGCACACCGTGAAGGGCCGGATCCGCGTCGCGCTGGAACGGAAGCTGGCGGCGGCAGCCCCGGAGGTTCCCTCGCTCATTCTGCGGGCCGGCGACTTCTTCGGCCCGGGAACGCGGGCGAGCTGGTTCGCGCAGGCGATGGTGCGGCCGGGGCGGTCCGTGCGCAAGTTCACCAGCCTGGCGGCGGGCGTTCCACACGCCTACGCCTATCTGCCCGATCTCGCGGCGACTTTCGTCGGCCTGCTGGCGATCCCCGAGCGTCTGCGTCCCCATGAGACGCTGCAGTTCGCCGGGCACTGGGATGCGACCGGCAGGCAGATGGGCGATGCGGTTCGCCGGATCGTCGGGCGTGATGTGCCGGAGGCGGGTTTCCCCTGGTGGATGATGCGCCTCCTGGCACCCTTTGGCGGGTTTCCGAAAGAAGTTCTGGAGATCGAGCCGGTGTGGAAGCACCCCATGCGTCTCGACAATCGCCGGCTGGTCAGCCTGCTCGGCGTCGAACCGCATACCGCGCTCGACCAGGCCGTTGCGGCGACGCTCGCCGACATGGGCTGCCTTGCGCAACCGCAGCCAGGCGGTGCCCGCCTCGTCCAGGCCTGACAACCGGCAGAAAGGCAGCGGAAGATGAAC encodes:
- a CDS encoding LysR family transcriptional regulator, with translation MNKNVDWDSQRAFLAVMETGSLSAAARRLGLSQPTMRARIEGLEAALGTALFTRSVHGLVPTPTAEAMIAPARAMAHASEAMLRAASADSTEAAGRVRLSVSEFVGIEVLPPMLRSLRDKHPRLTVELELDNASADLLDQQVDVAVRMHPPEQSALVARKVPSIPLGLFAHRDYLAAHGRPASKADTGEHLFIGPDRRRGELAIAAMFGDPARIRWIARTDSHPAQLALARAGVGIAVAQIPAAARYPELEQVLPDIELPQLPTWIVAHETLRPVPRVAALFDHLVETFDAYGKGKRISM
- a CDS encoding NAD-dependent epimerase/dehydratase family protein, with the translated sequence MVQTVSTHAASRATGRSALVLGATGGVGGAIATGLIRDGWQVRALSRNAEAATSGWRQDCPAPHFVAGDAMDAASVIRAATLQDGVGVIVHAVNPPGYRNWSSLVLPMIDNTLAAARAAGGARIVLPGTVYNYDPARTTVIDEHSAQNAHTVKGRIRVALERKLAAAAPEVPSLILRAGDFFGPGTRASWFAQAMVRPGRSVRKFTSLAAGVPHAYAYLPDLAATFVGLLAIPERLRPHETLQFAGHWDATGRQMGDAVRRIVGRDVPEAGFPWWMMRLLAPFGGFPKEVLEIEPVWKHPMRLDNRRLVSLLGVEPHTALDQAVAATLADMGCLAQPQPGGARLVQA